The DNA sequence AGTATATAAAGGTTCGACAAGATTCCAGCAATCAGTACTGACCTGGATTGTGAGCTTCCAGTACCAACCATGGTAAGTCTTCTCTCCTCATACATATAAGATTTTAAGTTATCGCGTCTGAAAGCTCATAGATAACGAGTCTGTCATGGATACTTTTTTATAGTACATCTGTATATTTCTTTCAGAATCTGTTGCTGATCACCGTCAGCGCTGCCCTTCTGGTGGGATCCTCCAGTGTAAATGGCGGCGTGATTCACGGAGGATTCTCCGGTGGCTCCATTGGAGGACTTGGAGGATTTGGCGGCTTATCCCACGGTGGAGTTGGCTTGTCCCATGGTGGATTGGGAGGATTAGGTGGTGTGGGTTCATTTGGCATTGGCCGTGGTATCGGACTAGGATCTGGTCTTCATGGTGGCGGCATCGGGCTTGGTCATGGTATTAGGCTTGGATCTGGGCTTTATGGTAGAAGCATTGGACTTGGATCTGGGCTTCATGGTGGAAGCATTGGACTTGGATCTGGGCTTCATGGTGGAAGCATTGGACTTGGACGTGGCATTGGGCTAGGAGCTGGTGTTTATAGTGGAGGCATCGGATTTGGACGTGGCATTGCCCTTCATGGTGGCGGCATCGGGCTTGGTCGCGGCATTCATGGTGGCGGCATCGGGCTTGGTCGCGGCATTCATGGTGGC is a window from the Cherax quadricarinatus isolate ZL_2023a chromosome 68, ASM3850222v1, whole genome shotgun sequence genome containing:
- the LOC128697618 gene encoding acanthoscurrin-2, translated to MNLLLITVSAALLVGSSSVNGGVIHGGFSGGSIGGLGGFGGLSHGGVGLSHGGLGGLGGVGSFGIGRGIGLGSGLHGGGIGLGHGIRLGSGLYGRSIGLGSGLHGGSIGLGSGLHGGSIGLGRGIGLGAGVYSGGIGFGRGIALHGGGIGLGRGIHGGGIGLGRGIHGGGIGLGRGIHGGGIGLGSGFGSGLYGGLYGRSYG